The proteins below are encoded in one region of Plutella xylostella chromosome 13, ilPluXylo3.1, whole genome shotgun sequence:
- the LOC119692282 gene encoding protein obstructor-E, giving the protein MVGQCDAYFECINWKAEVKFCPDGLVFLPGTAYAEYPCRYPADVSCEGRPQLQAPRPTRECPRQYGFFSSGDPASCAEYRNCVDGVAYHLRCPEPLAYNPASYQCDWPDLVKECDAEAYLGVTCPRLETDAPVSYAHPKDCRKYYTCVRGRPRLQQCDLDQAFDDNTSRCVNKEDTVCVLV; this is encoded by the coding sequence ATGGTCGGGCAATGCGACGCGTATTTCGAGTGTATAAATTGGAAGGCGGAGGTGAAGTTTTGTCCGGACGGGCTGGTGTTCCTGCCGGGCACGGCGTATGCGGAGTACCCGTGTCGGTACCCGGCGGACGTGTCGTGCGAGGGGCGGCCGCAGCTGCAGGCCCCGCGGCCCACGCGCGAGTGTCCGCGGCAGTACGGGTTCTTCAGCAGCGGGGACCCCGCCAGCTGTGCGGAGTACAGGAACTGCGTGGACGGCGTCGCCTACCACCTGCGCTGCCCAGAGCCGCTCGCCTACAACCCCGCCTCCTACCAGTGCGACTGGCCAGACCTCGTCAAGGAGTGCGACGCGGAAGCTTACCTCGGGGTCACTTGTCCTCGACTAGAGACTGATGCTCCTGTCAGCTACGCACACCCAAAAGACTGCCGCAAGTACTACACGTGTGTCAGAGGAAGGCCACGGCTGCAGCAGTGCGACCTCGACCAAGCCTTCGACGACAACACAAGCCGATGTGTGAACAAAGAAGATACGGTTTGCGTTCTTGTGTAA
- the LOC119692212 gene encoding coiled-coil domain-containing protein 103, with translation MDKPLSADDISAMESQLRQCVEEDRRHWRVNAVKCDAIHTAKTYEEFADRVSGAHLQPLEKADFKNKPSPWNQYASDRQNH, from the exons ATGGACAAGCCTCTGTCAGCAGATGACATCTCTGCGATGGAGAGTCAGCTGCGGCAGTGTGTGGAGGAGGACCGCCGGCATTGGAGGGTCAATGCGGTCAAGTGCGACGCCATACACACTGCCAAGACCTATGAGGAGTTTGC GGACCGCGTGTCGGGCGCTCACCTGCAGCCGCTGGAGAAGGCCGACTTCAAGAACAAGCCGAGCCCCTGGAACCAGTACGCTAGCGACAGACaaaatcattaa